The DNA region GGGTATCTGGGACCGGAGCGAACGATCAAGGATGTCGAGGCCGCCCGCAGTGCCCTCGAGCAGTCGTATCACAAGGCGAGCTACTTGACGGTTTTCGTGGACATTCCGGAGCAGACCGTTGCCCAGGGCATCATCCGCCTGCGCGTCACCGAAGGCCGCGTGGAGCGAAGCCGGGTGACCGGCTCGCGTTACTACAGCCTGGGTGAGATCCGCCGTCGCACCCCATCGCTGGCCGAAGGCAGCGTGCCGCACTTTTCTACCGTGCAGCAGGAGCTCGCCCAGCTCAACAAGAGTCCCGATCGGCGCGTGACGCCAGTCCTCAAGCCCGGCCGTACGCCGGGACGGGTCGAGGTGGACCTGAAGGTCGACGACAAGCTTCCTCTGCACGGGGGCGTCGAGCTGAACGACCGCTACAGCGGCGAGACTTCGCGCCTGCGGCTCGGCGCGAGCCTGCGCTACGACAACCTCTGGCAGCGCGAGCACAGCATCGCCGTGCAGGCGCAGACGTCGCCGCAGGACACCGACGAGGTACGCGTGCTGTCGGGCACGTACCTGTTTCCGGCCTGGGGCGATACCCTGATCGCCGCCTACGCGGTGCGCTCGCGCAGCAACGCCGCGGCCGTCGGCGCGCTCAACGTCATCGGCAGCGGCACCATTTACGGCATCCGCTCGATCATCCCGTTGCGCAGCTTCGACGGCTGGTACCACAGCGTCACGCTCGGGCTCGACTACAAGGACTTCTCCGAGACCGTTAGCCTGATCGGCGCCGACAGCTTCGACACGCCGATCAGCTACGCGCCGCTGATCGCGCAGTACAACGCGACCGCAATTGCGCCCGGCTCGCTCACGCAGCTCGATGCCAGCGCCACCGCCGGCGTGCGCGGCCTGCTCGGAAACAACGACGCCGAGTTCGAGAACAAGCGCTTCAAGGCGAGCGCGAGCTACCTGGCGCTGAAGGCCGGTGCAGGCTGGACGCGCAATGTCGCGGGGCCGTTCGACGTGCACGCGCGCTTCGAGGCGCAAGGGGCGAGCGGCCCGCTCGTGAGCAACGAGCAGTTCGGCATCGGCGGCGCAGAGAGCGTGCGCGGCTATCGCGAGCTGGAAGCGCTGGGCGACGATGGCGCGCGCATGACTGTGGAAGTCCGGCGGGCGTTCGGCGAGCGCAAGCCCGGCGGGATTGCCGAGACCTACGTGGCCGGATTCGTCGATGCGGGCTGGGCCCGGATCGAGGATCCGCTGCCGGGACAACGCAGCCGCTTCACGCTTGCCTCGGCCGGCATCGGCCTGCGTCTGAAGGACACGCGCGGACTGGCCCTGGCGCTCGATCTTGCGCAAGCGCTGCGTGCCGGACCGTCGACCCGCGACGGCGACTCACGCATTCACTTCCGCCTGTCGTACGAGTTCTGATGCGCGCCGAGCGAGACCGAATGACAATCGATGCCGCGCGGCCCGCCGAGCCCGTCTGGAAGCGACTTCGCATGAGTGCTGCCGTGCTTGCGGCATGCGCCGCGCTCGGCGCGCGCAGCTCGGATGCCGCCCAGCCCGCGGGCCTCGTCCCGCAGCCCGGCAAGGCGTGGAGCAACGCCGCCATCGATGCCGCGCGCACCAACGCCGCCAGGCTGACGATCCAGCAATCGCAGCCGAAGGCGATCCTGCACTGGAACCGGTTCAACGTCGCACCGGGGCAGGCCGTCGTGTTCGAGCAGCAGGCGGCCACGTGGGCCGCGCTCAATCGCATCCACGACGCCGATCCGAGCCGCATCCAGGGCAGCATCAGCGCACGCGGGCAGGTGTATCTCATCAACCAGAACGGGATCGTGTTCGCCAACGGCGCGCAGGTCGACGTCGGCGGCCTGGTCGCCTCCACGCTCGACATCACGGACGACCTGTTCGAGCAGGGGCTGCTCAGCAATCTCCTGCCAGCGCAGAATCCCGCATTCGGCCCGTTCGCCAACGGCGCGCCGAGCGGGACGGTGGTAGTGGAAAACGGCGCCGAGATTCGCACCGCGCGCGAGGGCCGCGTCATCCTGCTGGGGAGCGACGTCAGCAACAACGGCATCATCTCCACCCCCGACGGGCAGGCGATCCTGGCGGCAGGCAGCAAGGCGTACCTGGCGGCGAGCAACGACCCGGCATTGCGCGGCCTGCTGATCGAGGTGGACAACGGCGGCCGGGTCGAAAATCTGCCGCTCAGCAAGATCGTCGCCGAGCGCGGCAATGTCACGCTGGCCGGGCTCGCGGTCAACCAGTCGGGGCGGGTGTCGGCGACCACCAGCGTCAATCAGAACGGGTCGATACGCCTGCTGGCCCGCGATACGGTCGTCGACAAGGATCTGGGCGGCGGTGTGCACGTGCCGCTGGGCAGCCGCGGCGGAGAGCTTCGCTTCGGCAAGGCGAGCGTCACCGAGGTGCGGCCGGAGCTGAGCGACCCTCAGACCATCAAGGACGACCAGGCCTTCAACCGCTCCAGCATCGAAGGCATCGGCCGCACGGTGCGCCTGGAAGCCGATGCCGTGGTGGCGGCGCCAGCGGGGAACGTCACGCTGACGGCGCAGGCCGGCCTCGAGTTCCAGCCCCCGGGGGCTGCTGCGAACGCGCAGGCACGCATCTACCTCGAGCAGGGCAGCCGGATCGATGTCGCCGGAACGGCCGACGTCGTCCTGCCGATGGAGCGCAACGTCGTCGAAGTCGAGCTGCGCGGCAACGAGCTGCGCGATGCACCGCTGCAGCGCGACGGTCCCCTGCGCGGCAAGACGGTGCAGGTGGACGTGCGCAAAGGCACGGGACTCGCGGACGCGTCCGGCAGCGTCGCGCAGATCGGCCGCACCGTCGAGGAGCGCACCACGACCGGAGGCGACGTGAGCCTGCAATCCGAGGGCGACATCGTCGTGCGGCAGGGCGCGTCGATCGACGCCTCCGGAGGGAGCGTCCGCTACCTCGACGGCTTCGTTCGAACCAGCAAGCTGCTGGCGACCTCGGGCCGGGTCGTCGACATCGGCGACGCGCGTCCGGACGAGATCTACCGGGGCGTCGTGGACACCGTGACGATCGACCACGTCAAATGGGGCGTAAGCGAGACGTTCTCGGCCCGGTACGGTTTCGAGCGCGGCTACGTCGAGGGAATGAGCGCCGGAACCATCGCCCTGCTGGGCCATGCCGTCGTGCTCGATGGCGAGCTGGTTGCGCGGACTCGCGCAGGCGAACGGCAGCGCGCTGCCGGAACGCTTCCGGTCGGCGGCGGCCTGATCCTCGGCGACGCCAGCGCGGCGGCCGCGTCGGTGCGTTCGTTCAAGCTTCCCGACGTCCACTTCGTCGAGGCGGCGACGGCGCTTCCGTCCGGCTTTCGCTTCGCAACCGGGGAGGCGCCGGGATCGCCGCTCGACCCATTGCCGGAGCCCAACCGCGCCGCGGTGCAGGTACCGGTCGCGATGCTGCGAAACGGCGGCTTCGGCCGCGTCACCGTCCTCAGCAACGGCCGCATCCAGCTCGGCGAGGGCGTGCGGCTCGATCTCGCCCCGGGCAGTCAGCGCGCGCCGGACGGCAGCGTGCGCCAAAGCGCGCTTGCGCTCACCGGCCGCGAGATCGAGGTCCTGGGATCGATCAACATACCGAGTGGGGCCGTAAGCCTCACCACCGTGCAGCCGTTGGGGTCGTTTCTTCCCGCCGCTGCCTATGCCATCCGGCTGGGCGAGGAAGGCACGATCTGCGCCGCGGGCGGCTGGATCAACGATCTGCCCACGGCGGGCGGCAGCGCGGGCAGCGGTCCGGCCCTGATCGCGGGCGGCTCGGTCTCGCTCGTATCCGCCGCCGACGTCGTCCTGGCCGCGGGTAGCGTCATCGATGTGTCGGGCGGCGCGTGGCTCGATGCGAGCGGCGCGCTGCAGGCAGGCGCCGGGGGCAGCATTCGCCTGAAGAGCGGCCGCGTCAACCTGGGTGACTTCGATCCACAGCAATCCACGCTCGTGCTCGGCGGCGAGCTGCGAGGTCACGGCCTGCAGCGCGGAGGCGCGCTCACGCTCGATACGTCGCGCGTGCACATCGGACCCGACGCCCCGGAAGGTACGCTGAGTCTCGCGGCAGCGTTCTTCCAGCGCGGCGGGTTCAGCGCCTATGCCGTCAACGGGCAGGACGGGCTCACCGTGGCGGCCGAAACAACGATCGGTCCGCACGCAGAAAACCGCGTGCTCGATCCGGCCTACGTCACGGCTCCGTCCGCGACCGACATCGCGCGCTTCTCGTCGCTCGCGCTGCTGCCCGAAGCGCTGCGCACGCCCACCGCGCTGACGCTCACCGCCGCCGGCACCGTCTTCGGCGATCTTCTGATCGACCGCAGCGCCGAGCTGCGGGTCGAAGCGGCTT from Betaproteobacteria bacterium includes:
- a CDS encoding BamA/TamA family outer membrane protein; translation: MIMRRSATRRVLLLCFTLYTAYAGVQGPAAGVETEEAPRFDILEYRVEGNTVLTTLEVERAVYGYLGPERTIKDVEAARSALEQSYHKASYLTVFVDIPEQTVAQGIIRLRVTEGRVERSRVTGSRYYSLGEIRRRTPSLAEGSVPHFSTVQQELAQLNKSPDRRVTPVLKPGRTPGRVEVDLKVDDKLPLHGGVELNDRYSGETSRLRLGASLRYDNLWQREHSIAVQAQTSPQDTDEVRVLSGTYLFPAWGDTLIAAYAVRSRSNAAAVGALNVIGSGTIYGIRSIIPLRSFDGWYHSVTLGLDYKDFSETVSLIGADSFDTPISYAPLIAQYNATAIAPGSLTQLDASATAGVRGLLGNNDAEFENKRFKASASYLALKAGAGWTRNVAGPFDVHARFEAQGASGPLVSNEQFGIGGAESVRGYRELEALGDDGARMTVEVRRAFGERKPGGIAETYVAGFVDAGWARIEDPLPGQRSRFTLASAGIGLRLKDTRGLALALDLAQALRAGPSTRDGDSRIHFRLSYEF